A genomic region of Runella rosea contains the following coding sequences:
- a CDS encoding bifunctional class I SAM-dependent methyltransferase/HIT family protein, with protein MEHQKLNSFCHLTAIPRDKPSFPLRKLIEKKAVLGKILDFGCGFGKDVDFLHQKGFDVQGFDPHYFPQYPSDTFDTILCFYVLNVLFPEEQNTVLMQISSLLKPTGRAYFAVRRDIQKDGFRTHQVHGKPTYQCFVKLPYTSIFLNENTEFYEYKHINQATDNQSKCPFCKPAARLHLLAETPLSYAVLDGYPVAKGHTLIVPKRHVADYFELTFEEQKDLVQLSTFVQKRIKANFQPDGFTTGMNIGKSAGQKFPHASLHLIPRYTGDCKNPSGGIRAILR; from the coding sequence ATGGAACATCAAAAACTAAATAGCTTCTGCCATCTTACAGCAATCCCAAGAGACAAGCCTTCTTTCCCGCTCCGCAAACTCATTGAAAAAAAAGCAGTATTAGGTAAAATTCTAGATTTTGGCTGTGGATTTGGTAAAGACGTTGACTTTTTGCACCAAAAAGGCTTTGATGTTCAGGGGTTTGACCCGCATTATTTTCCGCAATACCCTTCCGACACCTTTGATACCATTCTCTGTTTTTATGTATTAAATGTGCTTTTCCCCGAAGAACAGAATACGGTGCTGATGCAGATTTCAAGTTTGCTCAAACCTACGGGCAGAGCCTATTTTGCCGTTCGTCGCGATATTCAAAAAGACGGTTTTCGTACGCATCAGGTGCATGGAAAGCCCACTTATCAATGTTTTGTAAAACTGCCATATACTTCCATTTTTCTAAACGAGAATACCGAGTTTTACGAGTACAAACACATTAACCAAGCCACTGATAATCAATCAAAATGCCCATTTTGTAAACCTGCAGCAAGATTACATTTGCTGGCTGAAACACCTCTGAGTTACGCGGTTCTGGATGGCTATCCTGTTGCCAAAGGTCATACACTGATTGTCCCCAAACGCCACGTGGCCGATTATTTTGAACTGACGTTTGAAGAACAAAAAGACTTGGTGCAACTCTCTACTTTTGTACAAAAACGAATCAAAGCCAACTTTCAACCTGACGGCTTCACCACAGGCATGAACATAGGCAAAAGTGCCGGGCAAAAATTCCCTCACGCAAGCCTGCACCTCATTCCGCGCTATACCGGCGATTGCAAAAACCCAAGCGGAGGTATTCGGGCTATTTTACGGTAA
- a CDS encoding HNH endonuclease domain-containing protein — protein sequence MNYEIFKNINKIIERDSKTTTYKFALLRGTIDIIQENSPFINSKDDKVYIPLWLLVEKWLVYYYPIFEANISFAQIQGNVQLAFERPFKELTDRYQPYGGFSAFYNDLKYKGIPQDIQPVFVKLIKKLRNTIVTMPMRYIGRSISNEEYSIYKFNLVKTSLRSVKIDKEYLIQSFGSFWISKEYYEAFKLLGSFITGQDSLLVKWSEFSVSASNKLLSTQTVLQEVLKSPVTERDVKESKVKYKELLKSEGAVFCVWTGDKISNYDIDHVIPFSVLKNNDLWNLLPAKPSINNLKRDKLPSVNLIERQKNLILYYWELLHNTNSTRFDKEIKISLLGDSSFENWRTDAIQQLQKTCDYLITIRGFEEWNIKN from the coding sequence ATGAATTACGAAATATTTAAAAACATTAATAAAATTATTGAAAGAGATAGTAAAACAACTACCTATAAATTTGCTCTCCTTCGAGGTACAATTGATATTATTCAAGAGAACTCACCTTTTATTAATTCAAAGGATGATAAGGTTTATATCCCTTTGTGGCTATTAGTAGAAAAATGGCTTGTCTATTATTATCCAATTTTCGAAGCAAATATTTCATTTGCACAAATACAAGGTAATGTCCAATTGGCTTTTGAACGGCCATTTAAAGAACTTACAGATAGATATCAACCATATGGTGGATTTTCAGCATTCTATAATGATTTAAAGTATAAAGGAATCCCGCAAGATATACAACCTGTCTTTGTTAAACTCATCAAAAAGCTCCGTAATACAATTGTCACTATGCCTATGCGATACATTGGGCGTTCAATATCAAATGAAGAATATAGCATTTATAAATTTAATCTTGTCAAGACGAGTTTACGGTCAGTTAAAATTGATAAAGAATATTTAATCCAATCATTTGGCTCCTTCTGGATTTCCAAAGAGTACTATGAAGCATTCAAGCTTTTAGGCAGTTTTATTACAGGACAAGACTCTCTTCTCGTTAAATGGTCTGAATTTTCTGTTAGTGCTTCAAATAAATTATTATCAACACAAACGGTTTTACAGGAAGTTTTAAAAAGTCCTGTGACAGAAAGAGATGTAAAGGAGTCTAAAGTGAAATATAAGGAGTTGCTGAAAAGTGAAGGTGCTGTTTTTTGTGTTTGGACAGGTGACAAAATCAGTAATTATGATATTGACCATGTCATTCCTTTTTCAGTGTTGAAAAATAATGATTTATGGAATTTACTGCCAGCGAAACCAAGTATTAATAACCTTAAAAGAGACAAATTGCCATCAGTAAATTTAATTGAGCGTCAAAAAAACCTGATTTTGTATTATTGGGAACTTTTACATAATACTAATTCTACAAGGTTTGATAAAGAGATAAAAATATCACTTTTAGGGGATTCTTCTTTTGAAAATTGGCGAACAGATGCAATTCAGCAATTACAAAAAACATGTGATTATTTAATAACGATTAGGGGTTTTGAAGAATGGAACATCAAAAACTAA
- a CDS encoding glycosyl hydrolase, producing MKKIISLCLLITLAAGPSTTAQTNNPQPVSNTTKPWTYWWWMGSTVTEKDITWQLENFAKAGLGGVHIIPIYGVKGLEKEAISYLSPQWMQMLTHTVREGKRLGLGVDMTTGTGWPFGGPNVTPDMAAKKWQYTNGQLQSVLTKQAVKRAAPGGAGLVLDPFAVDAVPKYVQRFDSAFATIKDLPRAMYNDSYEVYGANWTDDFLNEFKKRRGYDLQSQWAAFTDTTTALVKIDYHQTLSELLAENYAKKWTDWSRKKGFVTRYQAHGSPGNLLDLYALSDIPETESFGSSRFPIKGLRVDDQYEVDRYGTPNPLAMKFASSAAHLTGKKLVSSESTTWLANHFKVSLSQIKPQLDELFTAGINHIFYHGTTYSPKNADYPGWLFYASTNYGINSHFWKHYPLLNQYVERCQTILQNSQPDNDLLVYFPIHDLWATQARASGGIHLLEVHHVDKWLLKLPFGQVSEWLWNNGFAFDFISDNQLQQFKPDASGKYKTLLVPATTYLPETTLARLVELKKMGVKVIFMEHLPKQPTGFHEQKERNEAFQKMLQTWTGQSFPSLQGLEILLTSANLRQETWAKEGLKYIRKMQDGKVVYFLANQDQKFSESWITLSTPAKKVALYQPLTGKTTLLPVKIEGGKTQVYLKLLSGESCFVMLDTNVGEVLNLDSNVGEVKTAPLQGNWKLEFIEGKPYLPKATTLTQLGSWASLSDSASYFSGTARYSLTFDLPKGFSPTQKMTLDLGDVREVADVTLNGKKIGTAWSLPFRLDIPANTLKTKQNRIVIEVTNLSANYMRLRDTQQPEWKKFQEINMVDIQYKPFNAAKWTPMPSGLLGNITLEAAKN from the coding sequence GTGAAAAAAATCATCTCCCTTTGCCTTTTAATTACCTTGGCGGCGGGGCCATCCACCACAGCCCAGACCAACAACCCACAGCCCGTCTCCAATACCACCAAACCCTGGACCTATTGGTGGTGGATGGGAAGCACGGTTACTGAAAAAGACATCACGTGGCAACTCGAAAACTTCGCGAAGGCGGGGTTGGGCGGGGTACACATTATTCCGATTTACGGCGTCAAAGGTCTTGAAAAAGAAGCCATTTCGTACCTGAGTCCACAATGGATGCAAATGCTGACGCACACCGTGCGCGAAGGTAAGCGCCTCGGGCTGGGCGTAGATATGACCACCGGAACGGGCTGGCCCTTTGGTGGCCCGAATGTGACGCCCGACATGGCCGCAAAAAAATGGCAGTACACCAACGGTCAACTCCAAAGCGTGTTGACCAAGCAGGCCGTCAAACGTGCCGCGCCCGGCGGTGCAGGATTGGTGCTCGACCCGTTTGCGGTAGATGCCGTTCCGAAGTACGTTCAGCGTTTTGATTCGGCGTTTGCCACCATCAAAGACCTTCCTCGTGCCATGTACAACGATTCCTACGAAGTGTATGGTGCCAACTGGACGGATGATTTTCTGAATGAATTCAAAAAACGACGCGGCTACGACCTCCAAAGCCAGTGGGCCGCTTTTACGGATACAACCACGGCCTTGGTTAAAATAGATTATCACCAAACGCTGTCGGAGCTATTGGCGGAGAATTACGCCAAAAAATGGACCGACTGGTCGCGAAAAAAAGGTTTTGTGACCCGCTACCAAGCCCACGGCTCACCCGGCAACCTGTTGGATTTGTACGCCCTGTCGGATATTCCCGAAACCGAATCCTTTGGCAGCAGCCGTTTTCCCATCAAGGGCCTACGCGTAGATGACCAATACGAAGTAGACCGCTACGGTACGCCCAACCCACTGGCGATGAAGTTTGCCAGCTCGGCAGCGCACCTGACGGGCAAGAAACTCGTCAGCTCAGAATCCACTACTTGGCTCGCCAACCACTTTAAAGTGTCGCTTTCGCAAATCAAACCTCAGCTTGATGAGCTGTTTACGGCGGGTATCAACCATATTTTTTACCACGGCACCACTTACTCGCCCAAAAATGCCGACTATCCGGGTTGGCTGTTTTATGCCTCCACCAACTACGGCATCAATTCGCACTTTTGGAAACATTATCCGTTGCTGAATCAATACGTAGAGCGTTGTCAGACGATTTTGCAGAACAGTCAACCCGACAACGACCTGCTGGTGTACTTTCCCATTCACGACTTGTGGGCCACCCAAGCCCGAGCCAGCGGCGGCATCCATCTGTTGGAAGTCCATCACGTAGACAAATGGCTGCTGAAACTGCCTTTTGGGCAGGTAAGCGAATGGCTTTGGAACAATGGTTTTGCGTTTGATTTTATTTCCGACAATCAACTCCAACAGTTCAAACCTGACGCTTCGGGCAAGTACAAAACATTGCTCGTTCCCGCCACTACTTACCTACCCGAAACCACGCTGGCGCGACTGGTCGAATTAAAGAAAATGGGCGTTAAAGTGATTTTTATGGAACATTTACCCAAGCAACCCACGGGTTTTCATGAGCAAAAAGAGCGAAATGAAGCCTTTCAAAAAATGCTCCAAACGTGGACGGGCCAAAGCTTCCCAAGCCTTCAAGGGCTTGAAATTCTGCTGACCTCCGCCAATCTTCGTCAGGAAACTTGGGCCAAAGAGGGACTGAAATATATTCGTAAAATGCAGGACGGCAAGGTAGTGTATTTCCTTGCCAACCAAGATCAAAAATTCAGCGAGAGCTGGATTACCCTGTCCACTCCTGCCAAAAAAGTAGCCCTTTATCAACCCCTGACGGGCAAAACCACGTTGTTGCCCGTGAAGATTGAAGGCGGAAAAACGCAGGTGTACTTAAAACTTCTTTCGGGTGAATCCTGCTTTGTGATGCTGGACACCAACGTCGGCGAGGTCTTGAACTTGGATTCCAACGTCGGCGAGGTTAAAACGGCACCGCTCCAAGGTAATTGGAAATTAGAATTTATTGAAGGCAAACCCTATTTACCCAAAGCCACCACCCTTACTCAACTCGGCTCGTGGGCTTCTCTCTCCGACTCTGCAAGTTATTTTTCCGGCACAGCCCGCTATTCACTCACGTTCGATTTGCCCAAGGGTTTTAGCCCGACCCAGAAGATGACACTGGATTTGGGCGACGTCCGCGAAGTGGCTGATGTGACCCTCAACGGCAAAAAAATCGGTACGGCATGGAGCCTACCTTTTCGGCTGGACATTCCCGCCAATACCCTGAAAACCAAACAAAACCGCATTGTCATTGAGGTCACTAACCTTTCGGCCAACTACATGCGCCTGCGCGACACGCAGCAGCCCGAATGGAAGAAGTTTCAGGAAATCAATATGGTAGATATTCAATACAAACCGTTTAACGCCGCCAAGTGGACACCTATGCCTTCGGGGCTGCTGGGCAATATAACCTTGGAAGCGGCAAAAAATTAA
- a CDS encoding ferritin — MKDLMRLRTSLKEELQFALNAQVKMEAESSSKYLAMAAWCDRNGYSNSADFFFTQAEEERAHMLKIFKYIGDMGGVAVTPEVTNIPQEYPTFRSVFETALEQEIAVSQSINRIVGISRRNDDYATENFIQWFVKEQIEEEYIARRQVELFDVIGEEGIGRFTIDLEIPKVTYPGAAAEAE; from the coding sequence ATGAAAGATTTGATGCGTCTTCGGACCTCCCTCAAAGAAGAGTTGCAATTTGCCCTTAACGCCCAAGTGAAAATGGAAGCGGAGTCTTCGTCAAAATACTTGGCGATGGCGGCGTGGTGCGACCGCAACGGCTATTCAAACAGTGCGGATTTTTTCTTTACGCAAGCCGAAGAAGAGCGTGCACACATGCTCAAAATCTTCAAATACATTGGCGATATGGGCGGGGTAGCTGTTACACCCGAAGTAACCAATATCCCGCAAGAATACCCGACGTTTCGGAGTGTATTCGAAACGGCGTTGGAGCAAGAAATTGCCGTATCTCAATCCATCAATCGCATCGTGGGCATCAGTCGCCGCAATGATGATTATGCCACCGAAAATTTTATTCAGTGGTTTGTAAAAGAGCAAATCGAAGAAGAATACATCGCCCGCCGTCAGGTGGAATTGTTTGACGTAATCGGCGAAGAAGGCATTGGCCGCTTTACCATTGACTTAGAAATTCCCAAAGTAACCTATCCGGGAGCCGCCGCTGAAGCGGAGTAG
- a CDS encoding helix-turn-helix transcriptional regulator — MKNTIHVERAIRRITQADLAAAVGVSRQTINALEAAKYVPSVVLAMKIANYFEKPVEAIFELGEED, encoded by the coding sequence ATGAAAAACACCATTCACGTAGAGCGCGCCATCCGACGTATCACGCAGGCCGATTTGGCCGCGGCCGTGGGCGTATCGCGTCAAACCATCAATGCCCTCGAAGCCGCCAAGTACGTACCTTCGGTAGTGTTGGCCATGAAAATTGCCAATTATTTTGAAAAACCCGTCGAAGCCATTTTTGAATTGGGCGAGGAAGATTAG
- a CDS encoding histidinol-phosphatase — protein MLTNYHSHSHYCDGKGSPEQQVQGALAQGLRAFGFSSHCPVPFENQWSMKAERLDEYLAETRALQAKYEGQIELYVGLEVDFIPEMVGPSDFPMLDFCVGSVHYVGLNQFGQPWEIDGSSVEFLECLDTVYGGDIQKVIQKYYGIIRQMVETDPPQVVGHLDKIKMHNAARHLFDESESWYVAEVEQTLQAIAKAGITTEINTRGNYKRGLELYPSPWIINRMNELNIPICINSDSHRPEEITASFPLAYQVAKAAGYEEVRILLGGKWQDVAI, from the coding sequence ATGCTCACCAACTACCATAGCCACAGCCACTATTGCGATGGCAAAGGCTCTCCCGAGCAACAGGTACAAGGCGCGCTGGCCCAAGGGCTGCGCGCCTTTGGCTTTTCGTCGCATTGCCCTGTTCCGTTTGAAAATCAATGGAGTATGAAGGCCGAGCGTCTGGACGAATATTTGGCCGAAACCCGCGCCTTACAAGCCAAATACGAAGGCCAAATTGAGCTTTACGTAGGTTTAGAAGTAGATTTTATTCCTGAAATGGTTGGACCGAGTGATTTTCCTATGCTCGATTTCTGCGTCGGTTCGGTACACTATGTTGGACTAAATCAATTCGGACAACCGTGGGAAATTGACGGCAGTTCGGTAGAATTTCTGGAATGTTTGGACACGGTTTACGGCGGTGATATCCAGAAAGTTATTCAAAAATATTACGGTATTATTCGGCAAATGGTCGAGACCGACCCGCCGCAGGTGGTGGGGCATTTGGATAAAATCAAAATGCACAATGCCGCCCGTCATTTGTTTGATGAGTCAGAAAGTTGGTACGTTGCAGAAGTAGAACAGACCCTTCAGGCCATTGCCAAAGCAGGAATCACGACCGAAATCAATACGCGGGGCAACTACAAACGCGGTTTAGAGTTGTATCCTTCTCCGTGGATTATCAACCGCATGAATGAATTAAACATCCCGATTTGCATCAATTCCGACAGCCACCGTCCCGAAGAAATCACGGCGTCTTTTCCGTTGGCATATCAAGTAGCCAAAGCAGCAGGGTACGAGGAAGTCCGAATATTATTGGGTGGAAAATGGCAGGATGTGGCTATTTAG
- the gltX gene encoding glutamate--tRNA ligase, whose amino-acid sequence MSVRVRFAPSPTGPLHIGGVRTALYNYLFARKNGGKMLLRIEDTDQNRYVPGAENYILEALKWVGIEIDEGQGIGGPHAPYRQSERKEMYRTYAEQLIAAGKAYYAFDTAEEIEAMRKRLEEAGADAAQYNAITRLQMTNSLTLSAEEVQQRIDNGDPYVVRIKIDPKQDIRFKDIVREWVAVHASTLDDKVLLKSDGMPTYHLANIVDDHLMGITHVIRGEEWLPSAPLHVLMYQYFGWTAPQFAHLPLLLKPEGNGKLSKRDADLGGFPIFPLQWQDPTTETIARGFREDGYLQETIVNFLAFLGWNPGTEQELFTMDELIEAFSLERIHKAGARFDITKAKWFNQQYLKGKSDEELASILEASNNAPAVSHDTLLKVCHLMKERVTFPQEILSETAFLFETPTEYEEAIVASKWNADAIKAITAYVEDLTIYEGDFLAESAKAIWAAAAERVGIKMGKVMQALRLAVTGAGHGPDLMLTMEILGKDEVISRLEKAISTLPQV is encoded by the coding sequence ATGTCCGTAAGAGTTCGTTTTGCTCCCAGTCCTACGGGACCGCTTCACATTGGCGGTGTTCGTACGGCTTTGTATAATTATTTATTTGCCCGTAAAAACGGCGGAAAAATGCTCCTTCGCATCGAAGATACCGACCAAAATCGCTACGTGCCCGGAGCCGAAAACTATATTTTAGAAGCGCTGAAGTGGGTAGGTATTGAGATAGATGAAGGTCAGGGCATTGGCGGTCCGCATGCGCCGTATCGCCAATCAGAACGCAAAGAAATGTATCGCACCTATGCCGAACAGCTTATTGCCGCGGGCAAAGCCTACTACGCGTTTGACACCGCCGAAGAAATTGAAGCCATGCGCAAGCGCCTCGAAGAAGCAGGTGCCGATGCGGCCCAGTACAACGCCATCACGCGTTTGCAAATGACCAACTCGCTGACTTTGTCGGCCGAAGAAGTTCAGCAACGTATCGACAACGGCGACCCTTACGTAGTTCGCATCAAAATTGACCCAAAACAAGACATTCGTTTCAAAGACATCGTTCGGGAATGGGTAGCAGTCCACGCTTCTACACTCGACGACAAAGTCTTACTTAAATCTGACGGAATGCCCACATATCACTTAGCCAACATCGTCGATGACCATTTGATGGGCATCACGCACGTGATTCGTGGTGAAGAGTGGCTTCCTTCGGCACCATTGCACGTATTGATGTACCAATATTTTGGCTGGACCGCCCCTCAATTTGCGCATTTACCATTGCTGCTCAAACCAGAAGGCAACGGCAAGCTCTCGAAGCGCGATGCCGATTTGGGCGGATTTCCGATATTTCCGTTGCAGTGGCAAGACCCTACTACGGAGACCATCGCGCGCGGTTTTCGGGAGGATGGGTATTTGCAGGAAACCATCGTCAACTTTTTAGCTTTTTTGGGCTGGAATCCAGGCACCGAGCAAGAATTGTTTACGATGGACGAGCTCATCGAGGCGTTTTCGCTGGAGCGCATCCACAAAGCAGGGGCTCGTTTTGACATTACGAAAGCGAAGTGGTTCAATCAGCAATACTTGAAGGGCAAGTCTGACGAAGAACTAGCTTCTATTTTGGAAGCAAGCAACAATGCGCCAGCGGTAAGTCATGATACATTGCTAAAGGTATGTCATCTGATGAAAGAGCGGGTGACTTTTCCACAGGAGATTTTGAGCGAAACAGCTTTCCTTTTTGAAACGCCAACGGAGTACGAAGAAGCCATTGTAGCCAGCAAATGGAATGCCGACGCCATCAAAGCCATCACGGCCTACGTAGAGGATTTGACAATCTACGAAGGCGATTTTTTGGCCGAATCGGCTAAGGCCATTTGGGCCGCCGCCGCTGAGCGAGTGGGCATCAAAATGGGAAAGGTAATGCAGGCCCTTCGCCTTGCCGTTACGGGGGCAGGCCACGGCCCAGATTTGATGCTTACCATGGAGATTTTGGGGAAAGATGAAGTAATCAGTCGTTTAGAAAAAGCAATCAGTACGTTACCCCAAGTATAA
- a CDS encoding CAP domain-containing protein, which translates to MKRVLWFLVLLLLAGSFRTESPDYYAFPLERFVQLPELKSAVDARRPNYELLDAAIFHLTNQTRSQFGIKLLEYDSGLHQTAQGYATDMIQMGFYGHTHPYSPSLNTLAQRVKVHTWAFLKIGENIGQYQLVDTAPEYCCRKKRDGTFEYFDCERKSVYHPYTYEGFAQEAVGEWMKSPGHRRNLLDSTYTHLGTAARISKDPYGTCSAPFGRFVQNFGAIKPEVTKQ; encoded by the coding sequence ATGAAACGGGTGCTTTGGTTCTTGGTTTTGCTACTGCTCGCCGGTTCATTCCGAACCGAGTCGCCTGATTATTATGCTTTTCCATTGGAGCGTTTTGTTCAACTCCCCGAATTGAAAAGTGCGGTGGATGCACGCCGTCCGAATTATGAACTGTTGGATGCGGCTATTTTTCATCTGACCAATCAAACCCGTAGCCAATTTGGTATAAAATTACTTGAATACGATTCGGGGCTTCATCAAACGGCGCAGGGCTACGCGACCGATATGATTCAAATGGGTTTTTATGGACATACCCACCCTTATAGCCCGTCGCTGAACACGCTGGCCCAGCGGGTAAAAGTGCATACGTGGGCTTTTCTCAAAATAGGAGAAAATATAGGCCAATATCAGCTCGTCGACACCGCACCAGAGTACTGTTGTCGCAAAAAACGGGACGGTACTTTTGAGTATTTTGATTGCGAGAGAAAATCGGTTTATCATCCTTATACTTACGAGGGCTTTGCGCAGGAGGCCGTGGGTGAATGGATGAAATCACCTGGTCACCGCCGAAATCTCTTAGACTCTACCTACACGCATCTGGGCACGGCCGCCCGAATTTCCAAAGATCCTTACGGCACTTGCAGCGCGCCATTTGGTCGTTTTGTACAGAATTTTGGCGCGATTAAACCAGAAGTCACCAAACAATAA
- a CDS encoding GNAT family N-acetyltransferase: protein MSLLDTLVHEFQKEAFLISTQKSKLDFDLIHDYLSKHSYWAESIPRDIVERSIQNSLSFGVYHYEKQIGFARVTTDFATYGYLADVFIVETYRGQGLSKWLMECIFNQIPELQGFRKWSLATADAHGLYEQFGFTALARPERMMEKVNFKKYS from the coding sequence ATGTCATTGCTTGATACCCTTGTACACGAATTCCAGAAAGAAGCTTTTTTGATTTCTACCCAAAAGTCAAAATTAGACTTTGACTTGATTCATGATTATCTATCAAAGCATTCGTATTGGGCGGAGAGCATCCCACGCGACATTGTGGAGCGGTCCATTCAAAATTCGCTGAGTTTTGGGGTGTATCACTACGAAAAACAAATAGGTTTTGCTCGGGTAACCACTGATTTTGCTACGTATGGCTACTTAGCAGATGTGTTTATAGTTGAAACCTACCGTGGTCAGGGGCTGTCAAAATGGTTGATGGAATGTATATTTAATCAAATCCCCGAATTGCAAGGGTTTCGAAAATGGTCATTGGCAACGGCCGACGCGCATGGCTTGTATGAGCAATTTGGATTTACGGCACTGGCGCGCCCCGAGCGCATGATGGAAAAAGTTAACTTTAAGAAATATAGTTAA
- the hisF gene encoding imidazole glycerol phosphate synthase subunit HisF encodes MLTKRIIPCLDVKDGRTVKGVNFVNLRDAGDAVELAAVYAEQGADELVFLDITATVEGRGTLLELVRRVAHTINIPFTVGGGISSKADVSALLNAGADKVSINSAAVRNPDLINELALEFGSQCIVVAIDTKSVHSSQLAVHNESPTDSFLAPHFSSQPHLTSNFVHTHGGRKPTELRTLEWAKEVEERGAGEILLTSMDTDGTKNGFALELTSTISRNANIPVIASGGAGTMEHFYEVFTTGYADAGLAASIFHFKEIEIPALKQYLHERGIPMRMSR; translated from the coding sequence ATGCTCACAAAACGTATCATACCTTGCCTCGATGTAAAAGACGGGCGCACTGTAAAAGGAGTCAATTTTGTAAATCTCCGCGACGCTGGCGATGCCGTCGAACTCGCCGCCGTATATGCCGAGCAGGGAGCCGATGAGCTGGTGTTTTTAGATATTACGGCCACCGTCGAAGGGCGTGGAACCCTCCTAGAACTGGTACGTCGCGTAGCGCATACCATCAATATTCCTTTTACTGTTGGCGGAGGAATTTCATCTAAAGCCGATGTTTCAGCGCTTCTCAACGCGGGAGCCGATAAGGTTTCTATCAATTCAGCGGCGGTCCGTAATCCCGACTTAATCAACGAGTTGGCATTGGAGTTTGGTAGTCAGTGCATCGTGGTAGCGATTGATACAAAGTCAGTTCACAGTTCACAGTTGGCAGTTCACAATGAATCCCCAACAGACTCCTTCCTGGCTCCTCACTTCTCATCGCAGCCGCATCTCACTTCTAATTTTGTTCATACTCACGGCGGGCGTAAGCCGACCGAACTGCGTACGTTGGAATGGGCCAAGGAAGTAGAAGAGCGCGGCGCGGGAGAGATTTTGCTGACCTCGATGGATACAGATGGTACCAAAAATGGCTTTGCGTTGGAATTAACTTCTACCATATCGCGCAACGCAAACATTCCCGTGATTGCTTCGGGCGGGGCGGGCACGATGGAGCATTTTTATGAAGTATTTACCACTGGTTACGCTGACGCAGGCTTGGCAGCGAGTATTTTTCACTTTAAAGAAATTGAGATTCCGGCGTTGAAACAGTATTTGCACGAGCGGGGGATTCCCATGCGGATGTCGCGCTAA
- a CDS encoding LytR/AlgR family response regulator transcription factor: MTLTCVVVEDEPLARNLLEQYILKVSHLQLVKSFSNPLTALEFLRNNSVDILFSDIQMPEITGISLLKILPKKPLVILTTAYSEYAIEGYELDVLDYLLKPITLERFLKSVEKATQRLSAAPPLPALETAAPIDQTQASIFVKDGTKLVKIRLNEILYIEGLKDYVTIHTKEKKVVTLQTLKSLEAQLTPHHFIRVHHSFLVSFDAIDTIEKEKIQIGKVWIPISDTYRKSVKEFIERKQS; encoded by the coding sequence ATGACCCTGACCTGCGTAGTGGTGGAAGACGAGCCATTGGCCCGAAATTTACTGGAGCAATACATCCTGAAAGTGAGTCACTTGCAGCTGGTCAAATCGTTTTCCAATCCATTGACGGCGTTGGAGTTTTTGCGCAACAACTCCGTTGATATTCTTTTCTCTGACATTCAAATGCCCGAAATCACGGGCATTTCCCTACTGAAAATACTACCGAAAAAGCCGTTGGTCATTCTTACCACGGCCTACTCAGAATACGCCATTGAAGGTTACGAACTGGATGTGCTGGATTATTTACTAAAGCCCATTACGCTAGAGCGATTTTTAAAGTCTGTCGAAAAAGCCACGCAACGACTTTCCGCCGCGCCCCCGCTGCCCGCTCTCGAAACAGCCGCTCCCATTGACCAAACACAAGCCTCCATTTTTGTCAAAGACGGCACCAAATTGGTCAAAATCAGGCTAAACGAAATTCTTTATATCGAAGGGCTAAAAGACTACGTCACGATTCATACCAAAGAGAAAAAAGTGGTGACGCTGCAAACGTTGAAATCCTTGGAAGCACAGCTTACCCCTCATCATTTTATCCGCGTGCATCATTCCTTTCTCGTATCGTTTGACGCGATTGATACCATTGAAAAAGAAAAGATACAAATCGGGAAAGTGTGGATTCCGATCAGCGATACGTACCGAAAAAGTGTAAAAGAGTTTATTGAACGCAAACAAAGTTAG